Genomic window (Alphaproteobacteria bacterium):
TGGAAACCGAGCCATGACCGCAATCACCTCAGGAAAATCCTGGCGCACGCCCATGCTGGTGCTGGTGGCGGCGGCCGTCACGGTAATCCTGAGCATGGGCTTGCGCTCCAGCTTCGGTCTGTTTTTGCGCCCCATGAGCGCCGATCTGGGTTGGGGCCGCGAGATCTTCGCCTTCGGCATGGCGCTGCAGAACCTGCTCTGGGGCGTCTTCCAGCCGGTCGCCGGGGCCATTGCCGATCGCTTTGGCGCCGGCCGGGTGATCGCCGGTGGCGGTGTGCTCTATGCGCTCGGCCTCTACGTCATGTCGACCACCAGCTCGCCCCAGGATTTCCATCTTAGCGCCGGGCTGCTGATCGGCATGGCCCAGTCGGGCGCCGGGCTCTCGGTGGTGCTGGGCGCCGCCGGCCGCGTCTTTCCCGAGGAGCGCCGCTCCTGGGCCCTGGGCGTGATCACGGCGGCGGCCTCGCTGGGGCAGTTCAGCATCGTGCCACTGGGCCAGGCCTTCCTCAGCACCTACGGCTGGCAGTTCTCGTTCCTGTTGCTCGGCATCATCGCGCTCCTGATCATACCCATGGGATCGGCGCTAAAGGGCCGGGCCGAGCCCTTGACGGCGGCGGACGACCAGACCCTGGGTCAGGCCCTGCGCGAGGCCATAGCCCACAAAGGTTTTTTGCTGCTGACGCTGGGCTTTTACGTCTGCGGCTTCCACGTCGCTTTCATCGGCGTCCACCTGCCGGCCTATCTGGTCGACCGCGGCGCCACAGCCGAACTGGGGGCCTGGGCCCTGGCACTGATTGGGCTCTTCAACATCATCGGCTCCTACACGGCCGGCGTGCTGGGCGGCCGGCGCAGCAAGAAATACATGCTTAGCGGTATCTATCTGCTTCGTGCCGTGGCCTTCTTCGGCTTCATCACAGTTCCCGTCAGCGTCACCTCGACGCTGCTCTTCAGCGCCGCCATTGGGCTCTTGTGGCTCTCGACCATCCCG
Coding sequences:
- a CDS encoding MFS transporter; this encodes MTAITSGKSWRTPMLVLVAAAVTVILSMGLRSSFGLFLRPMSADLGWGREIFAFGMALQNLLWGVFQPVAGAIADRFGAGRVIAGGGVLYALGLYVMSTTSSPQDFHLSAGLLIGMAQSGAGLSVVLGAAGRVFPEERRSWALGVITAAASLGQFSIVPLGQAFLSTYGWQFSFLLLGIIALLIIPMGSALKGRAEPLTAADDQTLGQALREAIAHKGFLLLTLGFYVCGFHVAFIGVHLPAYLVDRGATAELGAWALALIGLFNIIGSYTAGVLGGRRSKKYMLSGIYLLRAVAFFGFITVPVSVTSTLLFSAAIGLLWLSTIPLTSGLVAQIFGPRYMATLFGVVFFSHQLGSFTGVWLGGYLFDTTGSYDVVWWAGVALGIAAAIVHWPIDDKAVARLEAIQATNAG